The following proteins come from a genomic window of Verrucomicrobia bacterium CG1_02_43_26:
- a CDS encoding DNA polymerase III subunit alpha, translated as MAKKDSDFVHLHLHTDFSLLDGACHIDRLCKHCCDYNMKAVAITDHGNLFGLTEFFQTAKKHGIKPLLGCEVYLVYDHKMTEKPERGQHKYHHMGLIAKNLKGYQNLIRLVSDAHTKGLYYKPRTDMEQLAAHAEGLIGFTGCLQGVVPQHILKGDIPGAKKALSTFIDIFGRENYFVELQDHGISEQQQVNKHLIPLAEEFGLKLVCTNDVHYVGKNDWAPHDSLLCIQTGSKIADEKRLRYTSHQFYLKSRQEMELIFGEIPHALTNTCEVAEMCDLEIPFGNNLYPVYKAPEEIYSVHTTNIEYLKFLCVQGLKERYGVNYHDPDNADDPELAKTLAERIDYELSIIEKAGFIDYFLIVWDFIRWAREQTIPVGPGRGSGAGCLTAYVLKITDIDPIRFKLLFERFLNPERVSPPDFDIDFCMRRRGEVIEYVRQKYGSECVANIITFGTFGAKMIVRDLARVNDIPYAEADRIAKMVPDDIGITLDAALEKSTDLKYEVDHNPVAAKIIQEGRIIEGMVRNTGTHAAGVIISDRPLRELVPVTLQDGILTTQYPKDPVEKIGLLKMDFLGLKTLTIIADAQDNIRRTRNNPQFNIDKVPFEDDKTFQLLNDAKTVGVFQLESGGMQSLCRQFNISNIDEIVALIALYRPGPMDWIPDYVKGKKDPSTIKYPHPLLEEICKETYGVMVYQEQVMEAARVIAGYSLGAADILRRAMGKKKIEEMAEQRAVFIEGAKKHNNIESKKAEELFDILEKFAGYGFNKSHSAAYAILAFQTGYLKANYPVEFMAAALSSELGNADKVRHFIGECSVLNIPVLSPDVNESRDKFTPIIYDESGSGAIRFGLSAIKGVGDSAALKILCERDKSGPFKDFMDFAVRVDSRAVNRRVLECLIRSGAFDSFGKDRQHLFDSIDAIMSEVSAVQKDKACGQTSLFDLMDNSLNESNAPSACVNENGPTMPLREKLQHEKELLGFYLSGHPMNEYAGFDTAINTFREDEIEQLQNNETFRVCGIVDNINKRISKKDNRAWAFFNLTTRNSSIQLNLFPDAYMKFQHHVVEGNIIVVSGTIRRAADNDEVRFNVADIDTLERRLPSLIESVTIVLDVKTDINDFLKAFSDYLHAHDGFTKVRLLLKTSNSEGILTDIAASLTCNFNPKTFREFLKMNSKGVLGFKLDVPPPPKVERRYPMRAKA; from the coding sequence ATGGCCAAAAAAGACTCAGATTTCGTTCACTTGCATCTGCACACAGACTTTAGTCTGCTGGATGGCGCATGCCATATTGATCGTCTGTGTAAGCATTGTTGTGACTATAATATGAAAGCAGTCGCGATTACCGACCACGGTAATTTGTTTGGCTTAACTGAGTTCTTTCAAACGGCAAAAAAGCATGGTATAAAACCGTTATTAGGGTGTGAGGTCTACTTGGTCTATGACCATAAGATGACTGAAAAGCCTGAGCGTGGTCAGCACAAATACCACCATATGGGCTTGATCGCCAAGAACCTTAAAGGCTACCAAAACCTTATTCGGTTAGTATCCGATGCTCATACTAAAGGGCTATACTATAAGCCTCGTACGGATATGGAACAATTAGCCGCTCATGCGGAGGGGTTAATTGGATTTACGGGGTGTTTGCAGGGCGTTGTTCCGCAACACATCCTTAAGGGGGACATACCGGGTGCCAAGAAAGCATTGTCTACGTTTATAGACATTTTTGGGAGGGAAAACTATTTTGTAGAGCTGCAAGACCATGGCATCAGTGAGCAACAGCAGGTAAATAAGCATCTTATACCGTTAGCAGAAGAATTTGGGTTAAAGCTGGTCTGTACAAACGATGTACACTATGTTGGCAAAAATGACTGGGCTCCCCACGATTCACTTCTGTGTATTCAAACCGGCTCCAAGATTGCGGATGAAAAGCGGTTGCGCTATACTTCCCACCAATTCTATTTGAAATCTCGCCAGGAAATGGAGCTTATTTTTGGTGAGATTCCTCACGCACTCACGAATACCTGCGAAGTCGCCGAAATGTGTGATTTGGAAATCCCATTTGGCAATAATTTGTACCCCGTATACAAAGCTCCTGAAGAAATTTACTCTGTCCACACAACGAATATTGAGTACTTAAAGTTCCTGTGTGTACAAGGGCTGAAAGAGCGTTACGGCGTGAATTATCACGACCCTGATAACGCTGATGATCCGGAACTGGCTAAAACACTTGCGGAAAGAATTGATTATGAGCTTTCGATTATTGAGAAGGCAGGCTTTATTGACTACTTCTTGATCGTATGGGACTTTATCCGATGGGCTCGTGAGCAGACAATTCCTGTTGGCCCGGGTAGAGGATCCGGTGCAGGCTGCTTAACGGCCTATGTGCTTAAGATTACGGACATCGATCCTATTCGATTTAAACTTCTTTTCGAACGTTTCTTGAATCCAGAACGCGTTTCACCTCCAGACTTCGATATAGACTTCTGTATGCGGCGTCGTGGAGAGGTAATTGAGTACGTGCGCCAAAAGTATGGTAGTGAGTGCGTGGCTAATATTATTACGTTCGGTACCTTTGGCGCCAAAATGATCGTGCGTGATTTGGCTCGCGTAAACGATATACCGTATGCTGAAGCAGATCGTATTGCCAAGATGGTTCCGGATGATATTGGTATTACGCTGGATGCGGCTTTAGAAAAGAGTACCGATCTTAAATACGAAGTTGATCATAACCCCGTTGCAGCTAAGATTATTCAAGAAGGTCGTATTATTGAGGGTATGGTGCGTAACACCGGAACGCACGCCGCGGGAGTCATTATCTCAGATAGACCGTTACGCGAACTTGTCCCCGTAACACTTCAGGACGGTATTTTAACCACACAGTACCCAAAGGATCCTGTTGAGAAAATTGGTCTCCTAAAAATGGACTTTCTGGGACTGAAGACCCTCACCATCATTGCCGATGCCCAGGATAACATTCGCCGTACGCGTAATAATCCTCAATTTAATATCGACAAAGTCCCCTTTGAGGACGATAAGACATTTCAACTTCTCAATGATGCCAAGACCGTTGGGGTCTTCCAGCTTGAGTCCGGTGGCATGCAATCGCTCTGCCGTCAGTTTAACATTTCTAATATTGATGAGATCGTAGCATTGATTGCACTCTATCGCCCAGGCCCGATGGATTGGATACCCGATTATGTTAAAGGCAAAAAGGATCCCAGTACGATTAAGTACCCCCACCCGCTTTTAGAAGAAATTTGTAAAGAAACCTACGGGGTGATGGTCTACCAGGAACAAGTTATGGAAGCTGCCCGTGTGATTGCCGGCTATAGTCTGGGCGCAGCTGATATTCTTCGTCGCGCAATGGGTAAAAAGAAGATAGAAGAAATGGCGGAACAGCGAGCCGTCTTCATAGAGGGAGCCAAGAAGCATAACAATATAGAATCTAAAAAAGCGGAAGAGCTCTTTGATATTTTAGAAAAGTTTGCGGGTTATGGTTTTAATAAGTCTCACTCCGCTGCCTATGCTATTCTTGCGTTCCAAACGGGTTATCTAAAAGCTAACTACCCCGTTGAGTTCATGGCTGCGGCGCTTTCTTCGGAATTGGGCAATGCGGACAAAGTAAGACATTTCATCGGGGAATGCTCTGTTCTAAACATTCCCGTACTCAGCCCGGATGTTAATGAATCCAGAGACAAATTTACACCGATCATCTATGATGAGAGCGGTTCCGGCGCTATTCGCTTTGGACTATCCGCGATCAAAGGCGTGGGTGATTCCGCAGCGCTTAAGATTCTTTGTGAACGCGATAAAAGTGGTCCATTTAAGGACTTTATGGATTTCGCCGTCCGCGTAGACTCTCGAGCTGTTAATCGACGTGTATTGGAATGCTTGATACGCTCCGGCGCCTTTGACTCTTTTGGCAAGGATCGCCAACATCTATTTGACTCTATTGATGCAATCATGAGCGAAGTCTCAGCTGTCCAAAAAGACAAAGCCTGCGGGCAAACGTCATTATTTGATTTAATGGATAATTCACTGAATGAATCCAACGCTCCAAGTGCCTGCGTGAATGAAAACGGCCCTACTATGCCCTTGCGTGAAAAACTACAGCACGAAAAGGAACTCCTTGGGTTCTATTTATCCGGCCACCCGATGAATGAATATGCCGGCTTTGATACTGCCATCAACACCTTTCGAGAAGATGAAATAGAACAGCTGCAAAACAACGAAACTTTCCGCGTCTGTGGCATCGTTGATAACATTAATAAACGCATTTCTAAAAAGGATAACCGAGCCTGGGCCTTTTTCAATTTGACTACCCGCAATTCCAGCATACAGCTAAATTTATTTCCAGATGCGTATATGAAGTTTCAGCATCATGTGGTAGAAGGGAACATCATTGTTGTTAGTGGCACGATTCGCAGGGCAGCAGATAATGATGAAGTGCGCTTTAATGTAGCCGATATCGATACCCTGGAGCGCAGGCTACCATCGTTGATCGAATCCGTCACGATTGTCCTGGATGTTAAAACCGATATTAATGATTTCCTAAAGGCTTTCAGTGATTACCTGCATGCGCATGATGGTTTTACAAAAGTACGCCTTCTGTTAAAAACATCCAATAGCGAAGGCATTTTAACAGACATAGCTGCTTCATTAACGTGTAATTTTAATCCTAAGACATTCCGTGAGTTCTTAAAGATGAATTCAAAGGGGGTTCTAGGTTTTAAATTAGATGTCCCGCCTCCCCCAAAAGTGGAGCGCCGGTACCCTATGCGGGCTAAAGCATAG